From the Deltaproteobacteria bacterium genome, one window contains:
- a CDS encoding fibronectin type III domain-containing protein encodes MPIKPQMQHRRSSTTFHVAPYEAGTAIAHAPDSIGDRATCATRKSTLYGAICAVRASVAVFLFLLAVLSEAPPAHAQRTAPTAPRKVSVTAGIGEGTLSWTKPLDDGGSAVLRYEVRHAQSLFISGTVAWTSVGLVTTYTVSDLAEGELHAFQVRAVNAEGDGPSARTFATTRTSAPGTAPTAPLGVSATPGDGQVTVNMSAPADEGSSLAFPEWRYSAGTTVPDTVPWTRLLTFGSGVTTVVARSLNHGTLYTVEVRAANAHGAGPVVRVRAIAGRPTAPRNLSATAGIGEVTLSWAAPADGGFALTRYAVRYAEGGTTGTAAWTSVGLTNTHTLTDLAKGTLFTFEVRAVNTQGAGLTGENWATTLATVPTAPREVSATAGIGEVALSWAAPEDDGGSEVLRYEVRHAQSLFISGTVAWTSVGLATTYTVSNLAEGELHAFQVRAVNAEGAGPSAPIHATTRTSAPGMAPTAPLGVSATPGDGQVTVNMSAPADEGSSLAFPEWRYSSGTTVPDTLPWTRGLTFGSGVSRVVARSLNNGTVY; translated from the coding sequence ATGCCCATCAAGCCCCAAATGCAGCATCGGCGATCGTCGACAACGTTCCATGTCGCACCGTACGAGGCGGGAACGGCCATTGCGCACGCGCCGGACAGCATCGGGGACAGGGCGACCTGCGCTACGCGCAAATCTACCCTCTACGGTGCCATATGTGCCGTCCGGGCATCCGTGGCCGTTTTCCTGTTTTTGCTGGCAGTACTCTCGGAAGCGCCGCCGGCCCATGCCCAGCGGACGGCGCCGACCGCTCCTCGGAAGGTGTCCGTCACGGCGGGCATTGGGGAGGGGACGCTGAGTTGGACGAAGCCGCTGGATGACGGGGGTTCGGCGGTGTTGCGCTACGAAGTGCGCCACGCGCAGAGTCTCTTCATCTCGGGGACCGTGGCGTGGACATCGGTGGGTCTGGTGACGACGTACACCGTTAGCGACCTTGCGGAGGGCGAGTTGCACGCCTTCCAGGTGCGAGCGGTGAACGCAGAGGGGGACGGGCCGTCAGCGAGGACTTTTGCGACCACGCGAACGAGTGCGCCAGGGACGGCGCCGACCGCTCCTCTGGGGGTGTCCGCCACGCCGGGCGATGGCCAAGTGACGGTGAACATGAGTGCGCCGGCGGATGAAGGCAGCTCCCTTGCCTTCCCCGAATGGCGTTATAGCGCGGGCACAACCGTGCCCGATACCGTTCCCTGGACACGGCTACTAACGTTCGGCAGCGGAGTGACGACGGTGGTGGCTCGATCCTTGAACCACGGCACGCTCTATACCGTCGAGGTGCGGGCCGCGAACGCACATGGAGCCGGGCCGGTGGTGCGGGTCCGAGCGATTGCGGGTCGGCCGACAGCTCCTCGGAACCTGTCCGCCACGGCGGGCATTGGCGAGGTGACGCTGAGTTGGGCGGCACCGGCGGACGGCGGATTTGCGTTGACGCGCTACGCAGTGCGCTACGCGGAGGGTGGAACCACTGGGACTGCGGCGTGGACATCGGTGGGTCTCACCAACACGCACACCCTCACCGATCTGGCCAAGGGCACGCTGTTCACTTTCGAGGTGCGGGCGGTGAACACTCAGGGAGCAGGACTGACAGGCGAGAACTGGGCGACCACGCTTGCGACGGTGCCGACCGCTCCTCGGGAAGTGTCCGCCACGGCGGGCATTGGGGAGGTGGCGCTGAGTTGGGCGGCGCCGGAGGATGACGGCGGTTCCGAAGTGTTGCGCTACGAAGTGCGCCACGCGCAGAGTCTCTTCATCTCGGGGACCGTGGCGTGGACATCGGTGGGTCTGGCGACGACGTACACCGTTAGCAACCTTGCGGAGGGCGAGTTGCACGCCTTCCAGGTGCGAGCGGTGAACGCAGAGGGGGCTGGGCCGTCAGCGCCGATTCATGCGACCACGCGAACGAGTGCGCCAGGGATGGCGCCGACCGCTCCTCTGGGGGTGTCCGCCACGCCGGGCGATGGCCAAGTGACGGTGAACATGAGTGCGCCGGCGGATGAAGGCAGCTCCCTTGCCTTCCCCGAATGGCGTTATAGCTCGGGCACAACCGTGCCCGATACCCTTCCCTGGACACGGGGGCTAACGTTCGGCAGCGGAGTGAGTAGGGTGGTGGCTCGATCCTTGAACAACGGCACGGTCTAT
- a CDS encoding AAA family ATPase produces the protein MRGRAVDKALRGGPLTAGQKEAVKLILSSDDRTVGVQGYAGSGKTTMLRRARALMENKGYQVLASTVQARNLLRIYYRQIQ, from the coding sequence ATGCGGGGCCGCGCCGTCGACAAGGCGCTCCGGGGCGGGCCGCTCACCGCCGGGCAGAAGGAGGCTGTGAAGCTCATCCTGTCGTCGGACGACCGCACCGTGGGCGTCCAGGGCTATGCCGGGTCGGGCAAGACCACCATGCTGAGGCGCGCCCGCGCGCTCATGGAGAATAAGGGCTACCAGGTGCTCGCCTCCACCGTGCAGGCCCGGAACCTGCTCCGGATCTATTACAGACAGATTCAATGA